From one Lotus japonicus ecotype B-129 chromosome 3, LjGifu_v1.2 genomic stretch:
- the LOC130743200 gene encoding probable glutathione S-transferase, with product MADEVVLLDFWASPFGMRVRIALAEKGINYEYKEEDLRNKSPLLLQSNPVHKKIPVLIHNGKPIAESLIAVQYIDEVWNDASPLLPSDPYQRAQARFWADYVDKKIYEIGRNIIWKKNEEREAAKKEFIDCLKLLEEQLGDKTYFGGDKLGYVDIALVPFYTWFKGYETLGNFNIESECPKLIAWAKRCLQKESVSKSLHDQDKIYEFIVEIRKKLGIE from the exons GCTGACGAGGTGGTTCTTCTTGATTTCTGGGCAAGTCCATTTGGAATGAGAGTCAGAATTGCACTTGCTGAAAAGGGTATCAACTATGAGTACAAAGAAGAGGATTTGAGGAACAAGAGTCCTCTACTCCTCCAATCGAACCCTGTTCACAAGAAGATTCCAGTTCTCATTCACAATGGAAAACCCATTGCTGAATCTCTGATCGCTGTTCAGTATATTGATGAGGTCTGGAATGATGCATCTCCCTTGTTGCCTTCTGATCCTTACCAGAGAGCTCAAGCTAGATTCTGGGCTGATTATGTTGATAAGAAG ATATATGAAATTGGTAGGAACATAATttggaagaaaaatgaagaaagagaaGCTGCCAAGAAGGAATTCATAGATTGCCTCAAGTTGCTGGAGGAACAGCTCGGAGACAAGACTTACTTCGGAGGAGACAAGCTTGGGTATGTTGATATAGCACTTGTTCCATTCTACACTTGGTTTAAAGGCTATGAGACCCTTGGCAACTTCAACATAGAGAGTGAGTGCCCCAAGCTCATTGCTTGGGCCAAGAGATGCCTGCAGAAAGAGAGCGTTTCAAAGTCTCTCCATGACCAAGACAAGATCTATGAGTTCATTGTGGAAATCAGAAAGAAGTTAGGCATCGAGTAG